From the genome of Arthrobacter sp. SLBN-122:
CCTGTCCCTGGCGCTGCCGGTGATCACCCTCGCCGTGGGCGGCGCGGCCTTCATCGCCCGCCAGACCAGGGCCTCCATGCTCGAGGCGCTGCAGCAGGAACACATCCGCACCCTGCGCGCCACGGCCACCCCCACCTGGAAAATCCTCTACGTCCACGCCCTGCGCTACGCCAGCCTGCCCATCGTGGCCGGCATCGCCCTGCAGTTCATCGGCCTGTTCGGCGGTTCAGTCATCGCTGAGCAGCTGTTCGCCATGCCCGGACTGGGCCAGGCCGTCCAGACCTCCGTCAGCACCCATGACGCCCCCGCCGTCCAGGGCGTGGTGGTGATCGCCACCGTGGTGGTGGTCGCCGTCAACCTGGTGCTGGAGCTGGCCACCAAGTTCCTCGACCCGAAGTTGCGTGCCTCATGATCCCAACAGTTGCCCCGGCCCCCGCGGACGCAGACCAGGCAGGAAGTACGACGCCGGCAGGAACGCCCGCGCGCAACGCCGGCAGGGCGGGCCTCACCAAATTTTCCCGGCACCGGCTGTTTACCTCACCGGGAGCCGCGGCCGGGCTCGCGTGGCTTGTGGTGCTCGTCACCGCATCGCTGACCGCGCCGCTCTGGCTGCCGTTCAAGACCGAGGACCAGGATTTCACTGCAGTCCTCTCCGGCCCCACCGCCGCCCACTGGCTGGGTACCGACGAACTGGGACGCGACATCCTCAGCCGCATCTTCGCTGCCGCAGCCGGCACCCTGGGGACGTCGATGCTCACGGTGATTGTCGGCGTCGGACTTGGCACCGTCCTGGCCATGCTTGCCGCCGGTGCCGGGGAACGCGCGGAAGCCGTGATCAGCAGGGTCACGGAAATCATGATGTCCCTGCCGGGCACCGTGATCATCCTGGCGGTCATCGGTGCCGTGGGAACCAACATCCCGGTGGTCATGGCCATCCTGGGCATCCTGATGTCCGCCGGCATCTACCGGGTGATCCTGGGCCAGGCGAAGTCGCTGCAGTCCCAACTTTACGTGGATGCGGCCAAGGTTGACGGCGTGAGCCCACTGGGGACCAGCCTCCGGCACGTCCTGCCCGGGCTGGCCAACACCATCGTGGTGCAGGCCGCGCTGATCTTCGCGGTGGGCATGCTCATCCAGGCCGGGCTGGCGTTCATCGGGTTCGGGCCGCCCATCCCGCAGCCCAGCTGGGGCGGCATGATCCAGGGCGCCTCCCAGCACGTCTACGACGCCCCCTGGATGATGGTGCCCACCGGCGCCGTCCTGGCGCTGACCGTCCTGTCCGCCAACGCCATCGGCAACGCACTCGGCAAGGCACCCAACGCTGCCGCCCCGCACCTGCCCTCCGCCGCCGCACGCCGGCAGCGCGCCAAAGCGGTCGCCACCATCGCCGCAGCCGCCCCGGCCACTGAGGACGGCGGCGCAGGCGACGGCGCCTCCCGGAACACTGCCGGGCAAGGTACGCTCAGCGTCCGCAACGTGTCGGTCGGCGTCGACAACGGTGTCCCCCTGGTCACCGATGTCTCCTTCGACGTCGAACCAGGCACCGTCCTGGGCCTGGTGGGGGAATCCGGCTGCGGCAAGACCATGACCGCCCTGTCCCTGCTTGGACTGCTGCCGTCCGGCGTGTCCGTCACGGGCGGCCAGATCCTCTGGAACGGCAGGAACCTGGCCGCCAGGGCGGAAAAGGACATGGAAGCCGTCCGCGGACGGGAGATCGCCCTGATCAGCCAGGAACCCATGCGCGCCCTGGACCCGATGTTCACCGTGGGCTACCAGCTCACCGCAACCATCCGCCGACTCCGCGGCATGGGCAGGGTTGAGGCCCGCCAGGAGGCGCAGAGCCTGCTGGAGAAGGTGGGCATTGTGGACGCCGCCCGGATCCTGAAGACCTATCCGCACCAGATCAGCGGCGGCATGGCCCAGCGCGTGGCCATTGCCCTGGCGCTCTCCGGGCAGCCGAAACTTTTGGTGGCGGACGAACCCACCACCGCACTGGATGTCACGGTCCAGGCCGAAATCCTGTCCCTGCTCCGGACCCTGGTGAAGGACATCGGAATGTCCGTGGTGATGGTCACCCACGACCTCGGTGTAGTGGCGGACATCTGCGACCAGGTGGCTGTCATGTACGCCGGCCAGGTGGTGGAAAACGGCAAAACCCAGGCCGTCCTGGACCACCCCCGCCACCCTTACACCCTGGCCCTCCTGGCCGCCGACCCGCACGCCAACCACGCGGACAGCATGCCCGAGCGCCTCGCCACCATCAGCGGACAGGTGCCCCAGCCCAAGGACTGGCCGGCCGGCTGCCGTTTCGCCGCCCGCTGCCAGTTCGCCGGCTCCGCCTGCATGGAACCGGTCCCGCTGCTGCGCTCCGGAACGGGCGAAGGGCTGGTGCGGTGTGTCAAAGCAGACCAGCTGGCCGTCGAGGGCATGGACTGGCTGGCCACCGACGTGCCCGCCTCCCGCAGCCTGCAGGTCACCCCCAGGCAGAACCCCCGCACTCTGAACACCATCGTTGAAAAGGACCCGGCATGAGCACCGCAGTCACCGAACGCCACGGTTCCACGCCGCCCTTCGCCGCCACCCCCATCCTTGAGGTCAAGGACCTGGTGGTCCGTTACGGCCGTGGCCGGAAGGCAGCCGCCGCACCGGCCGCCGTCGACCGCGTCAGCTTCAGCATCGCGCCCGGTGAGACGGTGGGCCTGGTGGGGGAGTCGGGTTCCGGAAAGTCCACCATCGGCAAGGCGATCCTTGGCCTGCAGAAGGTCTCCGGCGGCACCATCACCTACCAGGGCAAGGACATCACCTCCGCCGGCGCGGCCCAGCGCCGCGCCCTGGGCGGTGAACTGCGGGCCGTCTTCCAGGACCCAAACTCCTCGCTGAACCCGCGGAACACGGTTGGCACGTCCCTGGCTGAACCGCTGTGCCTCCGCGGGGTGTCGGCGGCCGAGGCCCGCGCCAAGGCCGGGGACATGCTGGAACGCGTGGGGCTGCCGGGCGAGGCCGTGGACCGGTATCCCAGCCAGTTTTCCGGGGGCCAGCGCCAGCGCATTTCGGTGGCTCGCGCCCTGATCTGCGACCCCCAGTTGGTGGTCTGTGACGAGGCCGTCAGCGCCCTGGACCTGTCCACCCAAGCGCAGGTGCTCAACCTCCTGGCCGACCTCCGTGACGAACGGAATCTCAGCTACCTGTTCATCGCCCACGACATCGCCGTGGTCCAGTTCCTGGCCCAGCGCGTGGTGGTGCTCTACCGCGGACAGGTCATGGAAAGCGGACCTGCCGCCGCTGTCACCGGGAACCCGAAGCACCCTTTCACGCAGGCCCTGGTGGCAGCGTCCCCGGTGCCCCGGCCGGCAGAACAGGCGGAACGCCGCGAAGCCCGCGAATCACTGGGCGTCCGCACCGGAGCGGCCGCGGTCCCCGGACCCGGCGGCTGCCCCTTCCGGCTCCGCTGCCCCCTGGCCACCGAACTGTGCGCCACGGAGCGGCCCGCCCTGCGGCGGGTGGGCGCTGCCGACGTCGCCTGCCACTACGCCTGACCAGCGTGCACCCACTGCCATACCAGCCTTCCTACAGAACGGAACCCTCCTTCCATGACCTCCACCCCCTGGCTCGCCGCCATGATTTCGCCGGAGCAGGACTTCGACGGCGCCCCGCTGCTCCGGAAGGAGTTCACGCTTGAGGAGGGGCATGGCGGCGTTGTGAAGGCGACGCTCCGTGCCACCGCCTTCGGTGTCTACGAGGCGTTCATCAACGGCGCCCCGGTGGGTGACGACGTGCTGAGTCCTGGCTGGAGCTCCTACGAGTGGCGGCTCCGCTACCGCAGCTACGACGTCACCGCCCTGGTGGGGCCTTCCACGGTGATCGGGGTGGAACTGGGCAACGGCTGGTACCGCGGACGGCTCGCCTGGCACGGCATGTCCAACCTGTACGGCAACGAGCTGGGGTTCTTTGGGCAGCTGGACATCGAGTTCGCGGACGGGCACGTCCAGTCCGTCGCTTCCGATACCACCTGGCAGGCAGGTCCCTCGGCCACCACCTTCAACGACCTCTATGACGGCCAGACCATCGATGCCCGGCGCCGCCAGGAGGGCTGGGCGGAGCCCGGCTTTTCAGCCGACGCTGACTGGACGGGCGTCCGGGAGCTCGCGTTCGACGGCGACCGGCTGGCAGAGCCTGTTGGCCCGCCCGTGGTGCGTGCCGGTGTCGTCAAACCCGTGGAAATCTTCACCTCACCCTCCGGCAAGACGCTGGTGGACTTCGGGCAGAACCTGGTGGGCTGGCTGCATTTCACCGTGCAGGGTGCGGCCGGAAGCCGCATTACCGTGCGGCACGCCGAGGTCTTGGAAAACGGCGAGCTGGGCGCCCGGCCCCTGCGGTCGGCCAAGGCCACGGACACGTTCATCCTCTCCGGGGCGGAGGACTTCTTTGAGCCGACCAAGACGTTCCATGGCTTCCGCTACGCCGAAATCACCGGCTGGCCCGGGGAGCTCACCGAGGAGGACCTGGAGGCCGTGGTGGTCCACTCCGACCTGGAGCGCACCGGCAAGTTCGAGTGCTCCAATGAGCTGGTGAACCAACTGCACCGCAACATTGTCTGGGGGCTGCGGGGCAACTTCCTGGACCTGCCCACGGACTGCCCGCAGCGCGATGAGCGGCTCGGCTGGACCGGCGACATTGCCGTATTCGCCCCTACTGCCGCCTACCTGTACGACGTCAAGGACTTCCTGCAGGACTGGCTGATGGACCTCGCAGCAGAACAGAAGGCACAGGACGGGCTGGTGCCCATCACCGTTCCAGACGCCCTCAAGTACTGCCCGCAGCCGGCTGAATTCCCGGCGCCGGAGTCCTCCGCGCTGTGGAGCGAGGCATCAGTGTGGGTGCCCTGGGCCCTGTGGGAGGCCTATGGTGACCTCAGCGTGCTTGAGAACCAATATGAATCGATGGCCTCGCACACCCGCCGGGTGGAGGGGTTGCTTTCGTCCACCGGGCTGTGGGACTCCGGCTTCCAGTTCGGCGACTGGCTGGACCCGGATGCCGCGCCGGACCAGCCCTGGGCGGCCAAGGCGGACACCGGGGTAGTGGCCACGGCCTGCATGTACCGGACCGCACGGATCACCGCACAGGCTGCAGCCCTGCTGGGGAAGCACGACGACGAGGCGTACTTCGAGGCGCTCGCCGCCCGGGTGCGCGCGTCCTTTGCCGAGCACTACGTGGCGGCCGACGGCACCATCCGCAGCGACTGCACCACCGTCTACGCCCTGGCCCTCGCTTTCGATGTCCTGGCCACTCCGGAGCTGCGCGAGTTTGCCGGCAACCGCCTCGCGGAGCTGGTCGGGGACAACGGCTACCGGGTGTCCACCGGCTTCGCCGGGACCCCGTTCATCACCCACGCGTTAACCGACACCGGGCACGTGGACGATGCCTACCGCCTGCTCCTGGAGGAAGGCTGCCCGTCCTGGCTGTACCCGGTGACCATGGGCGCCACCACCGTATGGGAACGCTGGGACTCGATGCTGCCGGACGGCACCGTCAACCCGGGGGAGATGACCAGCTTCAACCACTACGCCCTGGGGGCCGTGGCGGACTGGATGCACACGGCCATCGGCGGCATCCGGCCGCTGGCACCGGGCTACGCCAAGGTGCTCATCGCCCCGCAGCCAGGCGCTGGCATCGACTGGGCCAGGACCTCCCTGAAAACCCCGCACGGTGAGGTCCGTGTGGAATGGAAGCACGACGGCGGCACGTTCCAGCTCGCGGCGACCGTCCCGGACGGGGTGGCGGCCGACGTCGTCCTTCCGGACGGTGAGCGGCACTCAGTTGGGGGCGGCACGCACAGCTTCAGCGCTTCTGCCGCCGTGGCCACCCCGGCGGGGGCATAGCCGTGGCGGCTTCGACGGAACTGTTCGTGGTGGATAACGACTTCGGCGGCGACCCGGACGGACTCGTGGCTTTGGCACACATTCTTTTGCGGTGCGGCCCGGACGTTTCTGTCCTTGTGACCACGTCAGCCCTGGACCCCAGGCTCGCCGCAAGAGCAGGGAGTGACCCAGCAACGACAGCCAGCCAGGGTGGGCAACTCGCTGCGGAACTCCTGGCGGTGATGGGGATCAACCACATCCCGGTCACGACCGGCGCCGAGGCTGCCGGGGCCAGCGGGGAGGAGGGCAGTGCTGCGGCGCGCACGATCGTGGAGATGTCCGCCGGCTGTGAGCGGACCATCATCCTGTGCGGAGGGCCGCTGACTAACGTCGCCGACGCACTGCGGCTGGACCCGGCGCTCGCCGGCAGGGCGCTGCTGGTGTGGGTGGGCGGCACCTTGGCCGACGCGGAACGCGGCGAATACAACTCGGACACTGACGCCGCCTCTGCCTCGGAGGTGGCGGCGTCGGGGATGCCCCTCGTCCGGATTCCATATGAGGAATATACGCAGATGACCGTTGCGGTGGATGCAGTGAAGAATGAGCTCGCAGCCGCATCAAAGGTTGGTTCCTGGCTGGCGGAGCGGCTGCTCGACGTCCCGCCGTTCGTGCAGCTGGGCAGCACCCTGACCCTGGGCGACAGTGTCCTGGTGCCGTTTGGGCCGGGCTCCGACACCCTTGCCATTGAGCCCATCGCGGAGACTGTGATCCGCAACCAGGTGGACAGCGCCGGGCTGTGGGAGGACCTGATCCATCGTCTGATGACTGCGCGTTAGCCAACCCATCCTTTAGGCAGCTATAGGGGGTTTTGCCTCTGGATCGCGCTGTTTGCCGCGTGGTACTTTGACCGTCTTACGCCTTGAACAGCCGCCATCCCAGGAGGAGTGCCAGCTCATGAGTGATACCAGTTCCACCGGAAACGTGGACGTCGTGGACATCCTGACCAGCGACCACCAGGACATGATCGCGCTGATCGGACAGATCAAGGGCACCTCGGATGAGGCCCAGCGCAGGGACCTGGCGGACACCCTGATCGCGGAGGTCATGCGCCACGCCGTGGCCGAGGAGATGTACGTCTACCCGGCCATTGAAGACCATGTGCCGGACGGCCATGACGAAGTGGAACATGACAAGAAGGAGCACCAGGAGATCGTCGAGCTGATGAAGCGGCTGGAGAAGGTGGAACCTGCGGAGACGGGCTTCATGGAGCTGGTCAATGAGCTTGAGGCACAGCTGCGCCACCACGCCAATGACGAGGAGTCCGAACAGTTCCCGAAGCTCCGCCTTCACATTCCCCGAGAGAAACTCGTCGACATCGGGGAAAAGGTGGAGAGGGCCAAGAAGCTGGCACCCACCAGGCCGCACCCGAGTGCACCGCATTCAGAGCTGTTCCACAAGACCGTGGGACCAGGCGTCGGTATGGTGGACCGGATCCTGGACAAACTCACCCGCAGGCACACGGACTCGTAGGCCGGCAGTATCTACGGTTGGCGGCATGCGTCTGCGAGGATGGGCGAAACACCCTTTCCCAGGAGGACTCATGCCGTACACCGTGGATTTCAAGAGCGTCTCCACCGTTGGTCTGGAATCGTCACCGGTGGCGGATGCGTTGGCCGGGCTGCGGGCCAATGAGGCGCGGTATTACAAGAACAAGTACGACCACGACTTCACGGTCGCGCCGGCCGGAGACGCTCCGGACGTTGTGGATTACGTGAACAACATCCTGTCCACGGAGCGCGACCTGGTGATTGCCGCCAAGCCGCTTGAGGTTTCCTCATTCGAAGTGGACGGGCTGCGGATGACGTACATCTTCTACGAATCCGGGCTGTCCATCAACGTCATGTACGCCCTGGAGGACGGGGGCAAGCGGGCGGTCGGGTTCAAGCTCTCCGACGGAATGGACGTTCCGGAGGAGCTGGCGTCCCGCTTCAAGTTCGCACGGCAGAAATCCAAGCTGGCCGGCACCATCCGCGGTTCGTACTTTGTGATTAAGGGCGAGTACTGACCCGCAGGCGGTGGCCGTGCCAGCGTCAGACGCTGGTGTAGCCGCCATCCACCAGGTAGTAGCCGCCGGTGCAGAATGATGCATCATCGGAGAGCAGGAAGCACACTATGTGGGCCACTTCCTCGGCCGTGCCCAAGCGGCCCAATGGATGCTTGGCCATCAGGCCGTTCCTGGCCTCCTCGTTCAGGTTCTTGTCCAGCAACGGGGTGGCGATGTAACCGGGACCCACGGAGTTGATGCGCAGCCCTTGGCCGCCGTACTCCGCGGCGGCATTCTTGGTCAGGCCAACCACGCCATGCTTGGCCGCGGTGTAGGCACTGCTCTGGGGCGCCGCGACCGAACCATGGATGGATGCCATGTTGACGATGGCACTCTCCTGCGCACCGGCGTCGAGCATGGCGGGAATCTGGTATCGCATCCCGTACAGCACGCCGTTAAGGTTGATGCCGATGACCTTGTCCCAATTGTCCAGGTCCAGCTCTCCCGTGGGTGCCTGCTTGCCGCCAATACCGGCGTTGTTCACGGCATAGTTCAGCTTTCCGTAGGTCTCTACGGCAAACCGGACGACCTGTTCGTTGTCCTCCCTGCGGGCAGTGTCCCCCTGCGCTGCCGCCGCGGTCCCACCGGCCTGGCTGATCTCATCGGCCACACGCTGGGCAGCGTCCAGATCCAGGTCCAGCACAACTACCTTGGCACCCTTGGCCGCCAATTCCTTTGACGTGGCCTCACCAATACCCGAGCCGCCACCGGTCACCAACGCAACCCTGTCCGTGAACTGTCCCATGCCTGAATCCTCGATCCTGGGTCCGGCAGTTCCCGTCGGACCCGCTAGTGACTGCCAACTGGTCCGGAACAAAAGACCTGCTCCGAGGATACTAATCTACCCAGGTAGCGTGGATCCGTAACCGGCGGCAAAGTCCGTGGAGACTGCCGCCCTACCCCTGCGAGTGAGTCCGTGCGTCGGCGCTGACAACAGCCTGGTGCCCCAGGTTCCTGGAGACGGCGCGGGCGGCCGCGCGGACCGCGGGGGCCAGCACGTTCGGGGGAGTGGACCCGTCCGGAACCACGATGGACAGCGACGCTACCACGGAGCCCTGGGCATCGAAAATCGGGGACGCCACAGAGACGGTCCGGGACGGGACGGTACGGCGGATCATGGCGATGCCGGTGCGACGCACATCCGAAAGTGTCCTGCGCAGCTGGCCTTCCGGCATCTGGGGCACGCCCGGCTCGTTTTCCGGCGGCCGCTTCAGGATGGTTTCCTGGAACTGCTGGTCCGCGCCGGCCAAAAGCACCAGGCCGATGGCCGTGGACCGCAGCGGCGCCCGTCCACCCACCCGGTACGCCACCTCGGTGGCGTCCTTCCCGGACAACCGCTCGATCAGCACCGCCTCCTCATTGTCCCGCACCGCCAGCAGGACGTGGTGCCGGGTAACTTCGAACAGGTCCTCCAGATAGGGAAGCGCAATTTCCCGCACCCCG
Proteins encoded in this window:
- a CDS encoding dipeptide/oligopeptide/nickel ABC transporter permease/ATP-binding protein, with the protein product MIPTVAPAPADADQAGSTTPAGTPARNAGRAGLTKFSRHRLFTSPGAAAGLAWLVVLVTASLTAPLWLPFKTEDQDFTAVLSGPTAAHWLGTDELGRDILSRIFAAAAGTLGTSMLTVIVGVGLGTVLAMLAAGAGERAEAVISRVTEIMMSLPGTVIILAVIGAVGTNIPVVMAILGILMSAGIYRVILGQAKSLQSQLYVDAAKVDGVSPLGTSLRHVLPGLANTIVVQAALIFAVGMLIQAGLAFIGFGPPIPQPSWGGMIQGASQHVYDAPWMMVPTGAVLALTVLSANAIGNALGKAPNAAAPHLPSAAARRQRAKAVATIAAAAPATEDGGAGDGASRNTAGQGTLSVRNVSVGVDNGVPLVTDVSFDVEPGTVLGLVGESGCGKTMTALSLLGLLPSGVSVTGGQILWNGRNLAARAEKDMEAVRGREIALISQEPMRALDPMFTVGYQLTATIRRLRGMGRVEARQEAQSLLEKVGIVDAARILKTYPHQISGGMAQRVAIALALSGQPKLLVADEPTTALDVTVQAEILSLLRTLVKDIGMSVVMVTHDLGVVADICDQVAVMYAGQVVENGKTQAVLDHPRHPYTLALLAADPHANHADSMPERLATISGQVPQPKDWPAGCRFAARCQFAGSACMEPVPLLRSGTGEGLVRCVKADQLAVEGMDWLATDVPASRSLQVTPRQNPRTLNTIVEKDPA
- a CDS encoding oligopeptide/dipeptide ABC transporter ATP-binding protein; this encodes MSTAVTERHGSTPPFAATPILEVKDLVVRYGRGRKAAAAPAAVDRVSFSIAPGETVGLVGESGSGKSTIGKAILGLQKVSGGTITYQGKDITSAGAAQRRALGGELRAVFQDPNSSLNPRNTVGTSLAEPLCLRGVSAAEARAKAGDMLERVGLPGEAVDRYPSQFSGGQRQRISVARALICDPQLVVCDEAVSALDLSTQAQVLNLLADLRDERNLSYLFIAHDIAVVQFLAQRVVVLYRGQVMESGPAAAVTGNPKHPFTQALVAASPVPRPAEQAERREARESLGVRTGAAAVPGPGGCPFRLRCPLATELCATERPALRRVGAADVACHYA
- a CDS encoding family 78 glycoside hydrolase catalytic domain; the protein is MTSTPWLAAMISPEQDFDGAPLLRKEFTLEEGHGGVVKATLRATAFGVYEAFINGAPVGDDVLSPGWSSYEWRLRYRSYDVTALVGPSTVIGVELGNGWYRGRLAWHGMSNLYGNELGFFGQLDIEFADGHVQSVASDTTWQAGPSATTFNDLYDGQTIDARRRQEGWAEPGFSADADWTGVRELAFDGDRLAEPVGPPVVRAGVVKPVEIFTSPSGKTLVDFGQNLVGWLHFTVQGAAGSRITVRHAEVLENGELGARPLRSAKATDTFILSGAEDFFEPTKTFHGFRYAEITGWPGELTEEDLEAVVVHSDLERTGKFECSNELVNQLHRNIVWGLRGNFLDLPTDCPQRDERLGWTGDIAVFAPTAAYLYDVKDFLQDWLMDLAAEQKAQDGLVPITVPDALKYCPQPAEFPAPESSALWSEASVWVPWALWEAYGDLSVLENQYESMASHTRRVEGLLSSTGLWDSGFQFGDWLDPDAAPDQPWAAKADTGVVATACMYRTARITAQAAALLGKHDDEAYFEALAARVRASFAEHYVAADGTIRSDCTTVYALALAFDVLATPELREFAGNRLAELVGDNGYRVSTGFAGTPFITHALTDTGHVDDAYRLLLEEGCPSWLYPVTMGATTVWERWDSMLPDGTVNPGEMTSFNHYALGAVADWMHTAIGGIRPLAPGYAKVLIAPQPGAGIDWARTSLKTPHGEVRVEWKHDGGTFQLAATVPDGVAADVVLPDGERHSVGGGTHSFSASAAVATPAGA
- a CDS encoding nucleoside hydrolase; this translates as MAASTELFVVDNDFGGDPDGLVALAHILLRCGPDVSVLVTTSALDPRLAARAGSDPATTASQGGQLAAELLAVMGINHIPVTTGAEAAGASGEEGSAAARTIVEMSAGCERTIILCGGPLTNVADALRLDPALAGRALLVWVGGTLADAERGEYNSDTDAASASEVAASGMPLVRIPYEEYTQMTVAVDAVKNELAAASKVGSWLAERLLDVPPFVQLGSTLTLGDSVLVPFGPGSDTLAIEPIAETVIRNQVDSAGLWEDLIHRLMTAR
- a CDS encoding hemerythrin domain-containing protein, whose product is MSDTSSTGNVDVVDILTSDHQDMIALIGQIKGTSDEAQRRDLADTLIAEVMRHAVAEEMYVYPAIEDHVPDGHDEVEHDKKEHQEIVELMKRLEKVEPAETGFMELVNELEAQLRHHANDEESEQFPKLRLHIPREKLVDIGEKVERAKKLAPTRPHPSAPHSELFHKTVGPGVGMVDRILDKLTRRHTDS
- a CDS encoding phage tail protein — protein: MPYTVDFKSVSTVGLESSPVADALAGLRANEARYYKNKYDHDFTVAPAGDAPDVVDYVNNILSTERDLVIAAKPLEVSSFEVDGLRMTYIFYESGLSINVMYALEDGGKRAVGFKLSDGMDVPEELASRFKFARQKSKLAGTIRGSYFVIKGEY
- a CDS encoding SDR family NAD(P)-dependent oxidoreductase — its product is MGQFTDRVALVTGGGSGIGEATSKELAAKGAKVVVLDLDLDAAQRVADEISQAGGTAAAAQGDTARREDNEQVVRFAVETYGKLNYAVNNAGIGGKQAPTGELDLDNWDKVIGINLNGVLYGMRYQIPAMLDAGAQESAIVNMASIHGSVAAPQSSAYTAAKHGVVGLTKNAAAEYGGQGLRINSVGPGYIATPLLDKNLNEEARNGLMAKHPLGRLGTAEEVAHIVCFLLSDDASFCTGGYYLVDGGYTSV
- a CDS encoding IclR family transcriptional regulator, with the protein product MTVTPETDTPPTRGKRPKQGEPVIDRALSLLAVFSDRRRALTLSELARYADMPAPTALRLIARLVAWGALERLDDGRYVVGVRLWEVASLSPRGHGVREIALPYLEDLFEVTRHHVLLAVRDNEEAVLIERLSGKDATEVAYRVGGRAPLRSTAIGLVLLAGADQQFQETILKRPPENEPGVPQMPEGQLRRTLSDVRRTGIAMIRRTVPSRTVSVASPIFDAQGSVVASLSIVVPDGSTPPNVLAPAVRAAARAVSRNLGHQAVVSADARTHSQG